GGTCTCCACCCCTCGTGACATCTGTGTCGCCGACGTCCACCTCCCGGACGGCTCCGGCCTGACCATCCTGGCCGAGACCCGCGCCGCGGGCTGGCCCAACGGCCTCGCGCTCTCCGCCGCCGACGACATCGGCGCGGTCCGCAGCGCGCTGGCCGGCGGCGTCAAGGGCTACGTGGTCACCGGTACCCGTACCAACATCGCCATGCCGGGCCGTCCCGGCATGCCGATCGGCGCCGGCGGCCTCGCCGGCCGGATGCGGCGCCCCGGCATGCCGGGGGTCCCCGGAGCCGCCGGAGCACCCGGCGCCCCGGGAACCCCCGGTGCGCCCGGGGCCCCGCAGTCCGCCTACCGGGAGCTCTCCGGCCGCGAGGTCGAGGTGCTGCGTCTGGTGGCGGAAGGCCAGTCCAACAAGGCGATCGGCGTCGCGATGGGGCTCTCCGCCCTCACCGTGAAGAGCCACCTCGCCCGTATCGCCCGCAAGCTGGGCACCGGTGACCGGGCCGGCATGGTGGCGGTCGCCCTGCGCACCGGCATCATCCACTGACCCACCGCAACCAGCACGGCAGCAGCCCGGAGGAACGTTTCCTCCGGGCTGCTGTCGCTTTCCTTTTTGGGGCGGCCTCGCCGCCGGGGCCCTTGGACCCGATGCCGACGCTCGGCGCTCCGGCGCTCCTTCGTCGCTTGTCGCTTCTCCCTCTCGGCATCGGCGGGCCCCTTTGGCTCGGACGCGGTCGGATGGGGCCGGGGTCAGGGCGCCGGGGCCGGGCGCCGGGTGCCGGGGCCGGGGTCAGGGCGCCGGGGCCGGGGTCAGGGCGCCGGGGCCGGGGCCGGGGTCAGGGCCGGCGCTCCTTCGTCGCCTGTCGCTTCTCCCTCTCGGCATCGGCGGGCCCCTTCGGCTCGGACGCGGTCGGGTGGGGCCGGGGCGTCATGGGCGGGCCGGGTGCGGTCGGGACACGAGGGGTGGGCTCGGATCGGGAGGGTTTCCGTTCCTTCGTGGGCCTCCCACCGGGGCTCGGTGGCGGACTGTGATCAACCCCTTACCGGTGGCATATCCGTGAACGTGGTCTGACCAGTCCGACAACACTCCCGCCGCCAGGTGCCGTCGTACCCTTGGTGAGTGACCGACGCCGTAGCAGCCATCCCAGAAGAGACAGCCCCGGTCCCGCTCCTCGAACCGCGGGAGGGAATCCCCCCGGTCGTGGCGGACCCCCAGGCTCTCGCCGCGACCGTCGCCGCGTTCGCGGCGGGTACCGGACCGGTCGCCGTCGACGCCGAACGGGCCTCCGGCTACCGGTACGGGCAGCGCGCGTACCTGATCCAGCTGCGGCGAGCCGGCTCCGGCACCGCACTGATCGACCCGATCGCGTGTCCGGATCTGAGCGGGCTGGGCGAGGCCCTGGCGGACACCGAGTGGGTCGTCCACGCGGCGACCCAGGACCTGCCGTGCCTGGCCGAGGTCGGCATGAAGCCGCGCCGCCTGTTCGACACCGAGCTGGCCGGCCGGATCGCGGGCTTCCCCCGGGTCGGCCTCGGGCCGATGACGGAGAGCGTGCTCGGCCTGACCCTGGCCAAGGAGCACTCGGCGGTCGACTGGTCGACCCGCCCGCTGCCCGAGCCGTGGCTGCGGTACGCCGCACTGGACGTCGAGGTGCTGGTCGAGCTGCGCGACGCCCTCGAACAGGAGTTGGACGCCCAGGGCAAGCTCGGCTGGGCGCTGGAGGAGTTCGCCGCGATCGCGAACGCCCCCCGGCCCGCGCCCCGGGTCGACCCGTGGCGCCGCACCTCGCAGCTGCACAAGGTCCGCAGACGGCGCCAGCTGGCCGTGGTGCGGGAGCTGTGGCTGGCCCGGGACAAGATGGCGCAGGAGCGCGACGTCTCCCCGGGCCGGGTGCTGTCGGACGCCGCGATCGTCAACGCGGCGCTCGCCGTACCGCTGAACATCGCCGCGCTGCAGGCCGTGCAGGGCTTCGGCCCTCGGGTGCACCGGCGCCAGCTGGAGTTGTGGCTGGCCGCCGTCGAGCGGGCCCGGGCGATCCCGGAGGCGCAGCTGCCGCCGCCGTCCGCGCCGCACGAGGGCCCGCCGCCGCCGCGCGCCTGGGCGGAGAAGGACCCGGTCGCGGCGGCGAGGCTGTCCGGGGCGCGGGCCGCGGTGAGCGAGCTCGCCGAGAAACACAGCATGCCGCCGGAGAACCTGATCACCCCGGACCTGGTGCGCCGGGTGTCCTGGGAGCCGCCGGCGGCCCCGACGGCCCAGAACGTGGCGGCCGTCCTGCGCGGGCTGGGCGCGCGGCAGTGGCAGGTCGACCTGGTGGCGCCGGTGGTGGCCGCCGCCTTCGTGAAGGCGGCGACGGAGCCCGCGCCGGAGCCCGCCACCGACCCGGGTGCACCGTCGGCGTAGTGCGTTCGGGCCGCGGCAAGACGTGACGGAGGGGACGCCGGAGGGCGTCCCCTCCGTCGTTGCGGCCGTGGCGGCGGCGACGTGGCGGGGGACACACCGGGTGATCGGGCCGCCGGGCCTGGGCAGGTTGGTTACCGGCGGGTAGCATGGCGGAGAAGCAGCGCCGCTCGTGCCTTTGCGGGCGTCGGCCTGCCCACTTCATCCGTTGGTCCCTGGGAGGAGAGCCCCCGTGCCTCGTACCGCGAGGGACGTCGTCTTTGTCGATGGCGTCCGCACCCCGTTCGGCAAGGCAGGCCCGAAGGGCATCTACCACGAGACCCGCGCCGACGACCTGGTCGTCAAGTGCATCCGGGAGCTCGTGCGTCGTAACCCGAACCTGCCCGTCGAGCGCATCGACGAGGTCGCGATCGCGGCCACCACGCAGATCGGCGACCAGGGCCTGACGATCGGCCGCACCGCCGCGCTGCTCTCCGGTCTGCCGAAGTCCGTTCCGGGCTACTCGATCGACCGCATGTGCGCCGGCGCGCTGACCGCCGTCACCGCCACCGCGGGCGGCATCGCCTTCGGCGCCTACGACGTGGTCGTGGCCGGCGGCGTCGAGCACATGGGCCGCCACCCGATGGGCGAGGGCGTCGACCCCAACCCGCGCTTCGTCTCCGAGAAGCTCGTGGACGAGTCGGCCCTGTTCATGGGCATGACGGCGGAGAACCTGCACGACCGGTTCCCGCACATCACCAAGGAGCGCTGCGACGCCTACGCGGTGCGCTCGCAGGAGAAGGCCGCCAAGGCCTACGCCAACGGCGACATCCAGCCGGACCTGGTGCCGGTCTCGGTCCGCAACACCAACCCCGACGCCGGCGAAACCGGCTGGGGCCTGGCGACCACGGACGAGCCGATGCGCCCGGGCACCACGATGGCGAACCTCGCGGGCCTCAAGACCCCGTTCCGCCCGCACGGCAACATCACCGCGGGCAACTCGGCCGGCCTGAACGACGGCGCCACCGCCTCGCTGCTCGCCGCCGAGGACGTGGCCGAGGAGCTCGGCCTGCCGGTCAGGATGCGCATGGTCTCCTTCGCCTTCGCGGGCGTCGAGCCCGAGGTGATGGGCATCGGCCCGGTGCCGGCGACCGAGAAGGCGCTGGCCAAGGCCGGCCTGACGATCGACGACATCCAGGCCTTCGAGGTCAACGAGGCCTTCGCCGTACAGGTGCTGGCCTTCCTGGACCACTACGGCATCGCGGACGACGACGAGCGGGTCAACCCGTTCGGCGGCGCCATCGCGTTCGGCCACCCGCTGGCCTCCTCGGGCGTGCGCCTGATGAACCAGCTGGCCCGCAGCTTCGAGCAGCGCCCGGACGTGCGGTACGGCCTGACCACCATGTGCATCGGCTTCGGCATGGGCGGCACCATCATCTGGGAGAACCCCCACTTCGAGGGTGGTAAGTAATCGTGAGCACCACTGAGCTGCTGAAGCGCGCCGCCGAACTGTTCCCCGGCGAGGTCGTGACGTCCGCGCACGTACGGCACCTGGACCTGCCCCTGCAGGCCGGCAGGCTGGCGCTGATCACCCTGGACAACGGCTTCGACCACACCAAGCCGACCACCTTCGGCCCGGGCTCGCTGGCCGAGCTGTCCGTGGCGCTGGACCAGGTCGAGGCGGAGGCGAAGGACGGGAAGATCGTCGCCGTCGCCGTCACCGGCAAGCCGTTCATCTTCGCGGTCGGCGCCGACCTGAAGGGCGTCGAGGTGCTCAAGGAGCACAGCGACGCGCTGGCGATCGGCAAGGGCGGCCACGACGTCTTCAAGCGGATCGCCGCGCTGCCCGTCCCCAGCTTCGCCTTCTACAACGGCGCGGCGATGGGCGGCGGCGTCGAGGTCGGCCTGCACTGCACCTACCGCACGGTCAGCACCGGCGTGCCGGCGTTCTCGCTGCCCGAGGTCTTCCTCGGCCTGGTCCCCGGCTGGGGCGGCTGCACCATCCTGCCGAACCTGATCGGCCCCTCCAAGGCGATCAAGGTAATCATCGAGAACTCGATGAGCCAGAACAAGCAGCTGCGCGGCAAGGACGTCTTCGAGCTCGGCATCGCGGACGCGATCTTCGAGCCGGCCGACTTCCTGGAGCAGTCGCTGCTGTGGGCCTCCAAGGTGCTCACCGGCGCGACCGCCGTCGAGCGCGAGGAGATCGACCGGGGCAAGGCCTGGGACGACGCCGTCGCCTGGGGCCGCCTGATCGCCGACTCCAAGGTGCACGGCGCCGCCCCGGCCGCCTACAAGGCGCTGGACATCATCCAGCAGGTCAAGGACCAGGACCTGCAGGCGGGCTTCGACGCCGAGGACACCGCCCTGGCCGACCTCATCATGAGCGGCGAGCTGCGGGCCGGCCTGTACGCCTTCAACCTGGTGCAGCGCCGGGCCAAGCGCCCGTTCGGCGCGCCGGACAAGTCGCTGGCCCGCCCGGTCACCAAGGTCGGCGTCGTCGGTGCAGGCCTGATGGCCTCCCAGCTGGCGCTGCTCTTCGCCCGCCGCCTCCAGGTGCCGGTGGTCCTCACCGACATCGACCAGGCGCGCGTGGACAAGGGCGTCGGCTACGTGCACGCCGAGATCGACAAGCTGCTGGCCAAGGGCCGGGTCAACCCCGACAACGCCAACCGGCTCAAGGGCCTGGTCACCGGCTCGCTCGACAAGGCCGCCGCTTTCGGGGACGCGGACTTCGTCATCGAGGCGGTGTTCGAGGAGATGGGCGTCAAGCAGACCGTCTTCGCCGACCTGGAGGCCGTGGTCTCGCCGACCTGCGTGCTGGCCACCAACACCTCCTCGCTCTCGGTCACCGAGATGGCCTCGAAGCTGAAGCACCCCGAGCGGGTCGTCGGCTTCCACTTCTTCAACCCGGTCGCGATCCTCCCGCTGCTGGAGATCGTCCGGGGCGAGCGGACCGACGACGCGTCGCTGGCGACCGCCTTCGGCGTCTCGCGCAAGCTGAAGAAGACCGCCGTCCTGGTCAAGGACGCCCCGGCGTTCGTCGTGAACCGCGTCCTGACCCGCTTCATGGGCGAGATCCAGGCCATCATCGACGAGGGCACCCCGATCGCGACCGTGGAGAAGGGCGTCGAGCCGCTCGGCCTGCCGATGTCCCCGATCGTGCTGCTGGAGCTGGTCGGCCCGGCCATCGCCCAGCACGTCTCGCAGACCCTGCACGGGGCCTTCCCGGAGCGCTTCGGCGTCTCGGAGAACCTCGGCAGGGTGGTCGGGGCCGGCAAGCGCGGCTTCTACCTCTGGGAGGACGGCAAGCAGGTCCTCGACCCCGAGGTGCTGGCGCTGCTGACCCTCGGCGACACCGTGCTGACCGAGGAGCAGGTCCTCGCCCGCTCCCTGGAGGCGGTGGCGCAGGAGATCGGCCTGATGCTCGACGAGGGCGTCGTCGGCGAGGCGCAGGACATCGACCTGTGCATGATCACCGGCGCCGGCTGGCCCTTCCACCTGGGCGGGATCACCCCGTACCTGGACCGTGAGGGCATCTCCGAGCGGGTGAACGGCAAGCGCTTCCTCGCCCAGGGCCTGGCCTCCGTCCCGGCCTGAGCGCGAGCGCGTGCGGCGGAGCGCCGGTGACCCCCTCGCGGGTGGTCACCGGCGCTCCGCCGTCGTGCGCCCCGGCGGGCTCAGCGGCTCATGTAGACGCTGTCCATGAACTCGATGATCTGCCGGTCGGTGAGCCGGCTGCCCTCGCGGTGGCCCATCGCGATGTCGGCCTCGCTGATCATGCCGACCAGCATGTCGTTGTCGATGACCGGGATCCGGCGGATCTGGTGCATCTCCATCTTCTTGAGCACCGTGTCCATGTCGTCGTCGGCCCGGACGCAGTGCAGGTGGCCGCCGAGGTCCTTGGCGGTCATCATCGCCGGGTCCCTGCCCTCGGCGATACATCGGACCACGATGTCCCGGTCCGTGATGATCCCGCTGAGCTTCTGGTCGTCGCCGCAGATCGGCAGCGCGCCGACGCCCATCTCACGCATCATCCGGGCGGCCTCGGCCAGCGTCTGGTCGGCGCGGATGCACTGGGCGCCGCCGTGCATGATGTCACGGGCTGTAGTCACTGGAGTCTCTCCTCGCTCTGCCCCGCGGCCCGGCGACGCGGCGTCGCGGGCCCGATCCGGGAGCTGTACGTGATGATGCGATCACCATAAGCAGCATTCCGGAGGGCGGCGAGTGGATCAGTGCGCGGAGTCCGGCGGGCCCGGCGGACCGGCTCAGCGCTTGAGGCGGTAGACCACCGTGTCGGTGAAGACCCCGACCATCTCGTAGTGGGTCTCCAGCAGGTTCTCGATCCGCGGGACGAGGTCGGGCTGGTAGGGGGCGAGGCCGGAGTCGTCGACGACGACCTCGGGCAGGCCGCCGAGATCGAGGTCCTTGTCGAAGCTCTGCCAGGCGTCGGCGACGCTGTACTGCTCGCCGACGTTCTGGCTGCCGTCCTTGCCGCCGCTGTAGTTGGTCAGGAAGCCCGCGGTCAGGTACCGGGTCGCCGGCCGGCGGTCGGCCAGCCAGTACAGCTCGGGGTGCATGCCCCAGACCAGCACGGTGTCCTTGGGGGTGGTCTGCGCGGCGACGGCCGAGGCGACCTCGGTGGAGCGGTCCAGCCGCTCACCGGGCCAGGCCATCGCGAGCACCCAGAAGGCGGTCGCGGCGGCCGTGCTGTAGATCATCACCGGCTTCCAGCGGATCGCCGAGGTGCAGACCGCGCCGACGCCCAGCAGGACGAGCGGCGGCATCAGCTGGAGGTAGTAGTGGCCGAAGAAGTGGAAGCCCACGCTGACCGCCACCACCGAGGAGACCAGCCAGACCCACAGGTCGGCGGTGGAGCCGCGTTCCTCGGTGGCCGCGGGCAGCGGCCGGTTGCGGTGGCGCAGCCAGAGCCGCCGGCCGAGCGGCAGCATCAGACCGAGGCCGGCCGCCAGCATGATCGCCGAGTTACCGAGGGCCCGGCCCGCCATCTGCACCCAGTTGCCGCCGAACGTGGCGTAGTCGCCGCTTCCGGTGACCACCCAGAACAGGAAGCCCTTGGGCTTGGTGAGGATGACGGCCACCAGCGCTATCGGCAGCGCGAAGCCGAACCAGATCTTTCCGAGGGCAGGCAGCCACCGCACACCGCGGACCCGGGTGTCCTGGAAGAGCATCCACAGGACGGGCAGCATCACCGCGCCACCGGTCTGCTTGGTGAGCGAGCAGAGCGCGACCGCGATGCCCGCGGCCAGCCAGCGGCGCCGTTCGGCGTACCGGAAGGCGGCCACCATGGCGGGCAGCATGAAGACCTCGAAGGTCGCCGCCTGGGTGTCCTCCGGGGAGAGCCCGATGGAGATCATCAGGTACAGCGCCCCGGCGGCCGCACCGGCCCGGTTGCCCCACCGGCCACGCGCGATCGAGGCCAGCAGGATCGCGGTGGCCAGGTGGGCGACGATCGCCAGGGTGCGCAGCGGCCAGAGCGAGAGCGAGCCGAAGACGGTGAAGCAGGCCTCGTACAGCCAGGGCAGCAGCGGGGGCTTGCGGTCGACCACGGTGTCGTAGAGGACGCCGCCGTCGGCCAGCATCCTGGCCTGGGTGGCCAGGAAGCCCTCGTCGGGGCTCCAGACGGGCCGTACGAAGGACGGGACGTGGGTGACGACGGCGATCAGTGCCAGCACCGGGACCAGTCTCGTCCAGTAGCCCGCGCGCACGGCTGCGGGCAGGCGCTCGGTGAGCGCGGCGAGTCGGCGAATGGTGGTCGGCACGAATGACAACCTACCCGGCGGAACCGGTGAGGGTGTCGGCGGTCTCAGCATCCGTACGATTATCGCTACGACCCCTGACGCTCTGTTACGGAGTCGGCGCCACGGGTGGTGCGCCCCCGTCCGAACCGCCGGCCGGCGGTTCGGACGGGCGCAGATCACACCGGGAGCGGTCAGGCCCCGACGCGGGCGCCGTCCACCCGGGAGACCAGGGCGGTCACCTGGCGGGCGATGTCGGGGGCGGTCAGACCGATCTCGGCGAGGATCTCGGCGCGCGAGGCGTGGTCCAGGAACTTCTGCGGGATGCCGAAGTCGCGCAGCGGCACGTCCACGTCGGCGTCGCGCAGGGCCTGGGCGATCGCGGAGCCGACACCGCCGGCCCGGCCGTTGTCCTCGACCGTCACGACGACCCGGTGCTCGGCCGCGAGACCCGGCAGGGCCGCGTCCACCGGCTTGACCCAGCGCGGGTCGACCACGGTGCTGGTGATGCCCTGGGCGGCCAGCAGCTCGGCGGTCTCCAGGCAGAGCGGGGCCATCGCGCCGACCGACACGATCAGCACGTCCGCGCGCCGCTCGCCGGCCCTCTCGCCGCTCTCGCGCAGCACGTCCATGCCGCCGATCCGGGCGAGGGCCGGGACGGCGGGGCCGACGCTGCCCTTGGAGTAGCGCACCACGGTCGGGGCGTCGGTGACCTCGACGGCCTCGCGCAGCTGGGCCCGGACCTGGTCGGCGTCGCGCGGGGCGGCCAGTCGCAGGCCCGGGACGACCTGCAGGATCGACATGTCCCACATGCCGTTGTGCGAGGCGCCGTCGGTGCCGGTGACGCCGGCCCGGTCGAGCACGAAGGTGACCCCGAGGCGGTGCAGCGCGACGTCCATCAGGACCTGGTCGAAGGCCCGGTTGAGGAAGGTCGCGTAGACCGCGACGACCGGGTGCAGACCGTTGCTGGCCAGCCCCGCCGCCGAGACGGCCGCGTGCTGCTCGGCGATGCCGACGTCGAAGGTCCGCTCCGGGAAGGCCTTGGCGAACGGTGCGAGGCCCACCGGGTGGAGCATCGCGGCGGTGATCGCCACGATGTCGGGCCGCTCGTGGCCGAGCGCCACCATCTCCTCGCCGAAGACGGAGGTCCAGTCCTTGCCGGAGCTCTTCACCGGCAGGCCGGTGTCGGGGTGGATGACGGAGACCGCGTGGAAGCGGTCCTCCTCGTTCTGCTCGGCGGGCTTGTAGCCGCGGCCCTTCTCGGTGAGGCAGTGCACGATCACCGGGCCGCCGAAGCCGCGCGCCTTGGTCAGCGCGGACTCCAGGGCGGTGAGGTCGTGGCCGTCGATCGGGCCGATGTACTTGAGGCCGAGGTCCTCGAACATGCCCTGCGGGGCGATGAAGTCCTTGAGGCCCTTCTTGGCGCCGTGCAGGGTCCCGAAGAGCTGCTGGCCGACCACGGGGGTGCGCTGCAGCGCGTCCTTGCCCCAGGAGAGGAACCGCTCGTAGCCCTGGGTGGTGCGCAGGGTGGCGAGGTGGTTGGCCATTCCGCCGATCGTCGGGGAGTAGGAGCGCTCGTTGTCGTTGACGACGATGACGACCGGCAGGTCCCTGGCGTCCGCGATGTTGTTGAGCGCCTCCCAGGCCATGCCGCCGGTGAGGGCGCCGTCACCGATCACCGCGACCACCGGGCGGTCCTTGTGGCCCTGGATCCGGTTCGCCTTGGCCAGCCCGTCGGCGTAGCCGAGGACGGTGGAGGCGTGCGAGTTCTCGATCACGTCGTGCTCGGACTCGGCGCGCGAGGGGTAGCCGGACAGGCCGCCCTTCATCTTCAGCCGGGAGAAGTCCTGGCGGCCGGTGAGCAGCTTGTGGACGTAGCTCTGGTGGCCGGTGTCGAAGAGGATCCGGTCGCGCGGCGAGTCGAACACCCGGTGCAGCGCGATGGTGAGCTCCACCACGCCGAGGTTGGGGCCGAGGTGGCCGCCCGTCTTGGAGACCTCTTCGACCAGGAAGGTGCGGATCTCCTCGGCCAGGGCGGACAGCTGTCCGGGGGTGAGCCGGTCGAGATCGCGCGGTCCCCGAATGCGGGTCAGCAGGGCCACCCGTTCCTCCTCGTTCAAAGTTCTCGAACCCGTTCGAATCCGAGGGGCTTCGCCGCCCAGTGGTGCCGTCGCGGACCGACCGCATCGGTCCGTCCCGGCTGGTCGAGTCTAATGTCCGCCTGGCGGACACCGGGCGGCGCGCCCGTCGTTGCGGCGCGGGCTTGCTCACAACACAGGACGAGGCCCGGCACCCGATCGGTTCGGGTGCCGGGCCTCACAACTGTTTCGCGCGGGGCCGCGGCCTCGTCGCGCGGGGTGTCGGCCCCGTGTTCCGGAGGGTCAGCCCCGGCCTGCGGACTTCTGGGTCCGGCGGGAGACGGAGTCCAGGACGACGGCGGCGAGCAGCACCGCGCCGGTGATCATGTACTGGATCGCCTGGTCGACGTGGACCAGGTCGAGGCCGGTGATGATCGACTGGATCACCAGGATGCCGAGCAGCGCCGACCAGGTCTTGCCCCGGCCGCCGAAGAGGCTGGTGCCGCCGATGACGGCCGCCGCGATGGAGTTCATCAGGACGTTGCCGCTGCCGAGCGCCTTGTCGGCCGAACCCTGCTGGGACATGATGAACAGCCCGCCGAGGGCGGCCATGCCGGCCGAGATCATGAAGACCGAGATCCGGACCCAGGCGACGTTGATACCGGCGCGCCGGGCGGCCTCGATGCCACCGCCGACCGCGAAGATCTGCCGGCCGTAGGAGGTGCGGCGGAGCACGAAGTCGGTGATGATCACGATGCCGAGGAAGATCACCAGCGGCAGCGGCAGGCCGCGGCTCTGGTTCAGCATGTAGGCCGCGGCGAGCGCGATGACCGCCATGACGGCGGTGCGCAGGCCGATCTCGCTCATCGGGCGGGCCGGCAGGCCGGCCGCGTTGCGGCGGCGGCTGTCGAGCACCTGGCCGATCAGGAAGAGGGCCACACCGAGGATCGCGAAGATCCAGGTGACCGCGACCGAGCCGTCGCCGATGAAGTAGTGGTCCAGGTCCGCGATGACGCCGTTGTTGACGACGTTGGCGGTGCCCTTGTCGCCGAGCACGTACTGCTGCAGGCCGCTCCAGGCGAGCAGGCCCGCCAGGGTGACGACGAACGCCGGGACGCCGATCTTGGCGAAGAAGAAGCCGTGCAGCGCGCCGATGGCCACACCGGCCGCGAGCGCGATCACGATCGAGAGCCACTCGTTGATGCCCTGACGGGCCGAGAGGACACCGGCGATGGCCGCCGAGACACCGGCCACCGAGCCGAGCGACAGGTCGATCTCACCGAGCAGCAGCACGAACACGATGCCGACCGCGATCAGGCCGGGGCCCGCGATCCACAGGGTGATGTTCGTGAGGTTGTCGGCGTTGAGGAAGTTGCCGGTCAGGCTCTGGAAGATGATCGCGATCAGGATCAGGCCGAGGACGACCGGCACCGAGCCGAGCTCGCCGCTCTTGATCTTGCGCTTGAAGTCCGCGATGTAGCCCGCGAACCCCTCCTCGCGGACGAGCAGACGGGGGTCGACGACGGCGGTCGCGCCGGCCGCCGGAACCTCGGTGGGCTCGGCCTCGGCGACGGCCGCGGTGGCCTCGGTCTTGTTGGTGCTCACTTCGCTACCTCCGCGATGCGTGCCTGACGCCGGGTCACGGCGTTCTCCGTGGCTCCGGTGATGGCGGAGATGATCTCTTCGTGGGTGGTGGTGGCGACGTCGAACGCGCCGTTGTTGCGCCCGAGGCGCAGCACCGCGACGGTGTTCGCGACGGCCTTGAC
The sequence above is drawn from the Kitasatospora sp. NBC_00315 genome and encodes:
- a CDS encoding LuxR C-terminal-related transcriptional regulator, whose product is MSVLLEHPANVVAYRPTKPTAMVVIADPRVRNTVTRHLWALGVRDVIEVSSIAEARPRVSTPRDICVADVHLPDGSGLTILAETRAAGWPNGLALSAADDIGAVRSALAGGVKGYVVTGTRTNIAMPGRPGMPIGAGGLAGRMRRPGMPGVPGAAGAPGAPGTPGAPGAPQSAYRELSGREVEVLRLVAEGQSNKAIGVAMGLSALTVKSHLARIARKLGTGDRAGMVAVALRTGIIH
- a CDS encoding ribonuclease D — encoded protein: MTDAVAAIPEETAPVPLLEPREGIPPVVADPQALAATVAAFAAGTGPVAVDAERASGYRYGQRAYLIQLRRAGSGTALIDPIACPDLSGLGEALADTEWVVHAATQDLPCLAEVGMKPRRLFDTELAGRIAGFPRVGLGPMTESVLGLTLAKEHSAVDWSTRPLPEPWLRYAALDVEVLVELRDALEQELDAQGKLGWALEEFAAIANAPRPAPRVDPWRRTSQLHKVRRRRQLAVVRELWLARDKMAQERDVSPGRVLSDAAIVNAALAVPLNIAALQAVQGFGPRVHRRQLELWLAAVERARAIPEAQLPPPSAPHEGPPPPRAWAEKDPVAAARLSGARAAVSELAEKHSMPPENLITPDLVRRVSWEPPAAPTAQNVAAVLRGLGARQWQVDLVAPVVAAAFVKAATEPAPEPATDPGAPSA
- a CDS encoding acetyl-CoA C-acyltransferase encodes the protein MPRTARDVVFVDGVRTPFGKAGPKGIYHETRADDLVVKCIRELVRRNPNLPVERIDEVAIAATTQIGDQGLTIGRTAALLSGLPKSVPGYSIDRMCAGALTAVTATAGGIAFGAYDVVVAGGVEHMGRHPMGEGVDPNPRFVSEKLVDESALFMGMTAENLHDRFPHITKERCDAYAVRSQEKAAKAYANGDIQPDLVPVSVRNTNPDAGETGWGLATTDEPMRPGTTMANLAGLKTPFRPHGNITAGNSAGLNDGATASLLAAEDVAEELGLPVRMRMVSFAFAGVEPEVMGIGPVPATEKALAKAGLTIDDIQAFEVNEAFAVQVLAFLDHYGIADDDERVNPFGGAIAFGHPLASSGVRLMNQLARSFEQRPDVRYGLTTMCIGFGMGGTIIWENPHFEGGK
- a CDS encoding 3-hydroxyacyl-CoA dehydrogenase NAD-binding domain-containing protein — encoded protein: MVSTTELLKRAAELFPGEVVTSAHVRHLDLPLQAGRLALITLDNGFDHTKPTTFGPGSLAELSVALDQVEAEAKDGKIVAVAVTGKPFIFAVGADLKGVEVLKEHSDALAIGKGGHDVFKRIAALPVPSFAFYNGAAMGGGVEVGLHCTYRTVSTGVPAFSLPEVFLGLVPGWGGCTILPNLIGPSKAIKVIIENSMSQNKQLRGKDVFELGIADAIFEPADFLEQSLLWASKVLTGATAVEREEIDRGKAWDDAVAWGRLIADSKVHGAAPAAYKALDIIQQVKDQDLQAGFDAEDTALADLIMSGELRAGLYAFNLVQRRAKRPFGAPDKSLARPVTKVGVVGAGLMASQLALLFARRLQVPVVLTDIDQARVDKGVGYVHAEIDKLLAKGRVNPDNANRLKGLVTGSLDKAAAFGDADFVIEAVFEEMGVKQTVFADLEAVVSPTCVLATNTSSLSVTEMASKLKHPERVVGFHFFNPVAILPLLEIVRGERTDDASLATAFGVSRKLKKTAVLVKDAPAFVVNRVLTRFMGEIQAIIDEGTPIATVEKGVEPLGLPMSPIVLLELVGPAIAQHVSQTLHGAFPERFGVSENLGRVVGAGKRGFYLWEDGKQVLDPEVLALLTLGDTVLTEEQVLARSLEAVAQEIGLMLDEGVVGEAQDIDLCMITGAGWPFHLGGITPYLDREGISERVNGKRFLAQGLASVPA
- a CDS encoding CBS domain-containing protein, which gives rise to MTTARDIMHGGAQCIRADQTLAEAARMMREMGVGALPICGDDQKLSGIITDRDIVVRCIAEGRDPAMMTAKDLGGHLHCVRADDDMDTVLKKMEMHQIRRIPVIDNDMLVGMISEADIAMGHREGSRLTDRQIIEFMDSVYMSR
- a CDS encoding ArnT family glycosyltransferase; translation: MPTTIRRLAALTERLPAAVRAGYWTRLVPVLALIAVVTHVPSFVRPVWSPDEGFLATQARMLADGGVLYDTVVDRKPPLLPWLYEACFTVFGSLSLWPLRTLAIVAHLATAILLASIARGRWGNRAGAAAGALYLMISIGLSPEDTQAATFEVFMLPAMVAAFRYAERRRWLAAGIAVALCSLTKQTGGAVMLPVLWMLFQDTRVRGVRWLPALGKIWFGFALPIALVAVILTKPKGFLFWVVTGSGDYATFGGNWVQMAGRALGNSAIMLAAGLGLMLPLGRRLWLRHRNRPLPAATEERGSTADLWVWLVSSVVAVSVGFHFFGHYYLQLMPPLVLLGVGAVCTSAIRWKPVMIYSTAAATAFWVLAMAWPGERLDRSTEVASAVAAQTTPKDTVLVWGMHPELYWLADRRPATRYLTAGFLTNYSGGKDGSQNVGEQYSVADAWQSFDKDLDLGGLPEVVVDDSGLAPYQPDLVPRIENLLETHYEMVGVFTDTVVYRLKR
- the dxs gene encoding 1-deoxy-D-xylulose-5-phosphate synthase codes for the protein MALLTRIRGPRDLDRLTPGQLSALAEEIRTFLVEEVSKTGGHLGPNLGVVELTIALHRVFDSPRDRILFDTGHQSYVHKLLTGRQDFSRLKMKGGLSGYPSRAESEHDVIENSHASTVLGYADGLAKANRIQGHKDRPVVAVIGDGALTGGMAWEALNNIADARDLPVVIVVNDNERSYSPTIGGMANHLATLRTTQGYERFLSWGKDALQRTPVVGQQLFGTLHGAKKGLKDFIAPQGMFEDLGLKYIGPIDGHDLTALESALTKARGFGGPVIVHCLTEKGRGYKPAEQNEEDRFHAVSVIHPDTGLPVKSSGKDWTSVFGEEMVALGHERPDIVAITAAMLHPVGLAPFAKAFPERTFDVGIAEQHAAVSAAGLASNGLHPVVAVYATFLNRAFDQVLMDVALHRLGVTFVLDRAGVTGTDGASHNGMWDMSILQVVPGLRLAAPRDADQVRAQLREAVEVTDAPTVVRYSKGSVGPAVPALARIGGMDVLRESGERAGERRADVLIVSVGAMAPLCLETAELLAAQGITSTVVDPRWVKPVDAALPGLAAEHRVVVTVEDNGRAGGVGSAIAQALRDADVDVPLRDFGIPQKFLDHASRAEILAEIGLTAPDIARQVTALVSRVDGARVGA
- a CDS encoding sugar ABC transporter permease — protein: MSTNKTEATAAVAEAEPTEVPAAGATAVVDPRLLVREEGFAGYIADFKRKIKSGELGSVPVVLGLILIAIIFQSLTGNFLNADNLTNITLWIAGPGLIAVGIVFVLLLGEIDLSLGSVAGVSAAIAGVLSARQGINEWLSIVIALAAGVAIGALHGFFFAKIGVPAFVVTLAGLLAWSGLQQYVLGDKGTANVVNNGVIADLDHYFIGDGSVAVTWIFAILGVALFLIGQVLDSRRRNAAGLPARPMSEIGLRTAVMAVIALAAAYMLNQSRGLPLPLVIFLGIVIITDFVLRRTSYGRQIFAVGGGIEAARRAGINVAWVRISVFMISAGMAALGGLFIMSQQGSADKALGSGNVLMNSIAAAVIGGTSLFGGRGKTWSALLGILVIQSIITGLDLVHVDQAIQYMITGAVLLAAVVLDSVSRRTQKSAGRG